A window of Exiguobacterium sp. FSL W8-0210 contains these coding sequences:
- a CDS encoding DEAD/DEAH box helicase has product MTRTRFNDFNLSTPILDSIEQLGYTTPTEVQQSVIPVVLSGKDVIVKSRTGSGKTASFAIPLCELVEWEENKPQVLVLTPTRELALQVKEDIMNIGRYKRIKATAVFGKQPFRGQVTELKQKTHVVVGTPGRVRDHIERGTLSLEKIRYVVLDEADEMLNMGFLDQVDAILSELPKERMTLLFSATFPEDIEQLSDRYMEAPKRIEAGETVVSTITHSYIPVTDKTKFAILKDVLVAENPDRCMIFCRTKEHVDFVANGLRAHDYPVEAIHGGMEQDDRLDAMKAFRAGKFRILVATDVAARGIDIENITHVIQYDLPVERESYVHRTGRTGRAGAAGQAISLVTPADERRLKEIEQYHGKLTRRQAPTEKDLMRTADAFEEKMATEDTRSSKTEQLDADIMKLFFNGGKKKKLRAVDFVGTIAKIEGVTADDIGIISIQDTLTYVDILNGKGPLVLRAMKTTKVKGKQLKVYEAFKK; this is encoded by the coding sequence ATGACACGTACACGATTCAATGATTTTAACTTAAGCACACCGATTCTCGATTCGATCGAGCAACTCGGTTACACGACACCAACCGAAGTCCAACAATCGGTCATCCCCGTCGTATTATCCGGAAAAGACGTCATCGTCAAATCACGGACAGGAAGTGGGAAGACGGCTTCCTTCGCAATCCCCCTTTGTGAACTCGTCGAGTGGGAAGAAAACAAACCACAAGTCTTAGTCTTGACGCCAACACGTGAGCTGGCCTTGCAGGTCAAAGAAGACATCATGAACATCGGACGCTATAAGCGGATCAAAGCGACGGCCGTCTTCGGCAAGCAACCGTTCCGTGGACAAGTCACGGAACTCAAACAAAAGACACACGTCGTCGTCGGTACACCGGGACGTGTACGCGATCATATCGAGCGGGGCACGCTATCGCTTGAGAAAATCCGTTACGTCGTTTTAGATGAAGCGGACGAAATGCTGAACATGGGCTTCCTCGATCAAGTCGATGCCATCTTGTCCGAGTTACCGAAGGAGCGGATGACACTGTTGTTCTCTGCGACCTTCCCAGAAGACATCGAACAGTTGAGTGATCGTTACATGGAGGCACCAAAACGAATCGAAGCGGGCGAGACCGTCGTCTCAACGATTACGCATAGTTATATTCCGGTGACGGACAAGACGAAGTTCGCCATTTTAAAAGATGTCCTCGTCGCTGAAAACCCGGATCGTTGCATGATCTTCTGTCGGACGAAAGAACACGTTGATTTCGTCGCGAATGGTCTACGCGCCCATGACTATCCAGTTGAAGCAATTCACGGTGGGATGGAACAAGACGATCGACTCGATGCGATGAAAGCCTTCCGTGCAGGGAAGTTCCGAATTCTTGTCGCAACAGATGTCGCAGCACGCGGCATCGATATCGAGAACATCACGCACGTCATCCAGTATGATCTCCCTGTCGAACGAGAAAGCTACGTTCACCGGACCGGTCGGACGGGGCGGGCAGGAGCAGCCGGACAAGCAATCAGTCTCGTCACACCGGCAGACGAACGTCGCCTAAAGGAAATCGAGCAGTATCACGGGAAACTGACACGTCGCCAAGCACCAACGGAAAAGGACTTGATGCGAACAGCGGATGCATTCGAAGAGAAAATGGCGACGGAAGATACGCGTTCTTCGAAAACGGAACAGCTTGATGCGGACATCATGAAATTGTTCTTTAACGGTGGGAAGAAGAAAAAACTCCGTGCCGTCGACTTCGTTGGAACGATTGCGAAGATTGAAGGCGTCACAGCAGACGACATCGGCATCATCTCGATTCAGGATACGTTGACGTATGTCGATATCCTCAACGGGAAAGGTCCGCTTGTCCTCCGGGCGATGAAGACGACGAAGGTCAAAGGGAAACAATTGAAAGTGTACGAAGCATTCAAGAAATAA
- the rlmN gene encoding 23S rRNA (adenine(2503)-C(2))-methyltransferase RlmN codes for MNKPSIYGLTLEQMTEWLSNQGHKPFRAKQVWDWLYRKRVTTFAEMTNVNKDCLELLDQSFTIDSMTEAVKQESADGTIKFLFKLYDGNLIETVLMRHKYGLSVCVTTQVGCNIGCSFCASGLIKKSRDLSAGEIVEQIMNVQHHLDAVGNEERVSHVVVMGIGEPFDNFDNMVDFLNVIKDHNGLAIGARHITVSTSGLADKIYKFADLKLQVNLAISLHAPNNELRTQIMKINRAIPLEKLMPAIDYYVQTTNRKITIEYILLRGVNDQKEHAVELAKLFEDKRHLTYVNLIPYNPVDEHGQYQRSTSEDITTFYDTLKKNGLNCGVRLEHGTDIDAACGQLRSKQIKKDKVASK; via the coding sequence ATGAATAAACCATCCATTTATGGATTAACGCTTGAGCAGATGACAGAATGGTTATCGAATCAAGGGCACAAACCATTCCGTGCCAAACAAGTATGGGATTGGCTCTACCGTAAACGTGTCACGACTTTCGCGGAAATGACGAATGTCAACAAGGATTGCCTTGAGTTGTTAGATCAGAGTTTTACGATTGACTCGATGACAGAAGCGGTCAAGCAAGAATCAGCAGACGGAACAATCAAGTTCCTTTTCAAATTATATGATGGCAACTTGATTGAAACGGTTCTGATGCGTCATAAGTACGGTCTTTCTGTCTGTGTTACGACACAGGTCGGCTGTAACATCGGCTGTAGCTTCTGTGCAAGTGGTCTGATCAAGAAGAGCCGCGACTTGTCAGCAGGCGAAATCGTTGAGCAAATCATGAACGTCCAACATCACCTCGATGCAGTCGGTAACGAAGAACGTGTCAGCCACGTCGTCGTCATGGGTATCGGTGAACCGTTCGATAACTTCGACAACATGGTTGACTTCTTGAACGTCATCAAGGACCACAATGGTCTTGCGATCGGTGCACGTCACATCACGGTTTCAACAAGTGGTTTGGCAGACAAGATCTACAAGTTCGCTGACTTGAAACTCCAAGTCAACTTAGCCATCTCGCTTCACGCACCAAACAATGAATTGCGTACGCAAATCATGAAAATCAACCGGGCGATCCCGCTTGAGAAATTGATGCCAGCGATCGATTATTACGTTCAAACGACGAACCGTAAAATCACGATCGAGTACATCTTGCTTCGTGGCGTCAACGACCAAAAAGAACACGCAGTCGAACTAGCAAAACTGTTCGAAGACAAACGTCACCTGACGTATGTCAACTTGATTCCGTACAATCCAGTCGATGAGCACGGTCAATATCAGCGCAGTACGTCTGAAGATATCACGACGTTCTACGATACGTTGAAAAAGAACGGCTTGAACTGTGGTGTTCGTCTCGAGCACGGAACAGACATCGATGCGGCATGTGGTCAATTACGTAGTAAGCAAATCAAAAAAGATAAAGTAGCATCCAAATAA
- a CDS encoding ABC transporter permease subunit, with product MILLIRSLFKQVRKPMLAYAIGTSLYLLMLALLYPSMMKTGLLETKLEALPPEVLKAFQYDKVTGFDNVLDLLGGNYYGLIFQVIASLFLLSLAARLVARPIDNGELIVYLAAPITRNAYTFAVAIVMGIASMVLVGLNGLVLMVSDWWMTDISINDVILWRIQLNALLLLLAIGAFTLFVATLFDEERRAFSLAGSVLVLSIVLTILSELSDKTEWLRYLSVFSLFNTTQLLEGTNHFLLHSILLLVLCLVFLTGAVVQFGRRSLSI from the coding sequence GTGATATTGTTGATCCGCTCTTTATTCAAGCAGGTCAGAAAGCCCATGCTTGCTTATGCGATTGGAACGAGTCTCTACTTATTGATGCTTGCGTTGCTTTATCCATCGATGATGAAGACTGGTTTACTAGAAACAAAACTAGAAGCGTTACCTCCAGAAGTCTTAAAAGCATTTCAATACGATAAGGTGACGGGATTCGATAATGTACTGGATCTGCTCGGAGGGAACTATTATGGATTGATCTTTCAAGTCATTGCGAGTCTATTCTTGCTCTCATTAGCAGCGCGCCTCGTTGCGCGACCGATCGACAACGGAGAGCTGATCGTCTATCTCGCAGCCCCGATCACCCGGAATGCGTATACGTTTGCTGTCGCGATCGTCATGGGTATCGCAAGTATGGTTCTCGTAGGACTGAATGGACTTGTCTTGATGGTATCCGACTGGTGGATGACAGATATTTCGATCAATGACGTCATCTTATGGCGGATTCAGCTCAATGCGCTATTGTTACTCTTGGCGATCGGCGCCTTTACGTTATTCGTTGCGACGTTATTTGACGAAGAACGTCGTGCTTTTTCGCTTGCCGGTAGTGTGCTGGTTCTATCGATCGTCTTGACGATTCTGTCGGAGCTAAGTGACAAGACGGAGTGGCTCCGTTATCTATCCGTCTTCTCCTTATTCAATACGACGCAATTACTAGAAGGAACGAATCATTTTCTTCTTCATTCCATTCTTTTACTTGTCCTCTGTCTCGTGTTCTTGACTGGAGCAGTCGTTCAATTCGGACGTCGGAGTCTGTCGATTTGA
- a CDS encoding ABC transporter ATP-binding protein yields the protein MIRLEHVTKEFAPGRGIFDVSFTVDPGTIFGFIGPNGSGKSTTLRHLMGLMVADDGRATIGGFDCWKQSKEVKQLVGYLPGEISLPGDMTGADMLDLMQRLHGSNPARRQLLLKRFPFETKTKIRKMSKGMKQKLALVGCFMKDAPVYLLDEPTSGLDPLMQERFLEWIEQEKHAGKAILMSSHHFPEMEKSCDRAALIKAGRIIVESDIHELVRSSRKTYTIVFRTEVEAAQFAMQVGVEPKRLEVSFQTDETLSLNQAIAYLTQYDVRLIRPSADDLEQVFLHYYGEEESS from the coding sequence ATGATCCGTTTGGAGCATGTGACGAAGGAATTTGCGCCGGGGCGTGGAATATTCGATGTCAGTTTTACAGTTGATCCGGGTACGATATTCGGTTTCATCGGACCAAACGGATCTGGAAAATCAACGACACTCCGACATTTGATGGGACTAATGGTTGCGGACGATGGAAGGGCGACGATCGGTGGTTTTGATTGCTGGAAGCAAAGTAAAGAGGTGAAGCAGTTGGTCGGTTATTTGCCGGGGGAGATTAGTTTACCTGGAGACATGACGGGAGCAGACATGCTGGATTTGATGCAACGACTACACGGTAGCAATCCGGCACGGCGACAACTGTTGTTGAAACGATTTCCTTTTGAGACGAAGACGAAAATCCGCAAGATGTCAAAAGGGATGAAGCAAAAACTGGCACTTGTCGGTTGCTTCATGAAAGATGCACCGGTCTATCTACTTGATGAGCCAACCAGTGGACTTGATCCTTTGATGCAAGAGCGTTTTTTAGAGTGGATCGAACAGGAGAAGCATGCTGGAAAAGCGATTCTGATGAGTTCACACCACTTTCCGGAGATGGAAAAATCGTGCGATCGAGCGGCTTTAATCAAAGCAGGGCGCATCATCGTCGAATCGGATATTCATGAGTTGGTTCGATCGAGTCGAAAGACGTATACGATCGTCTTCCGAACGGAGGTGGAAGCAGCACAGTTCGCGATGCAAGTCGGTGTTGAACCGAAGCGGCTGGAAGTCAGTTTTCAAACGGATGAGACGCTGAGCTTGAATCAGGCGATCGCTTATTTAACCCAGTACGATGTACGGCTGATTCGTCCGTCAGCAGATGATTTAGAACAGGTCTTCTTGCATTATTATGGAGAGGAGGAATCGTCGTGA
- a CDS encoding methyltransferase: protein MNEQEYDQRLRIETIEMQHLYGVFSHYNRYEPTPYAALGELCETYPFQKEDTVIDFGCGKGRLNFYLHDRFDCSVIGIEMNGQFYEDALRNMAKYQSRRKRRSGSLRFEQTYAEQYTIPDEANKFYFFNPFSSQIFMKVIDHILSSVERSPRSVDLILYYPTDEYREYLERHTVFEQIDEIRLRDLYEKNHDERFVIYRFDPNKLLQNGYEYSEERNKR from the coding sequence ATGAATGAACAGGAATATGATCAACGATTACGAATTGAGACCATTGAGATGCAACACCTTTATGGTGTGTTTAGTCACTACAATCGCTATGAACCGACGCCTTATGCGGCACTCGGCGAATTATGCGAAACCTATCCGTTTCAAAAAGAGGATACTGTCATCGATTTCGGGTGTGGGAAAGGGCGTTTAAACTTTTACTTACATGACCGATTCGACTGTTCCGTCATCGGAATCGAGATGAATGGACAATTTTACGAGGACGCACTTCGGAATATGGCGAAATACCAAAGTCGACGGAAGCGGCGTTCCGGAAGTTTGCGATTCGAACAGACGTATGCCGAGCAGTATACCATTCCGGATGAGGCGAATAAGTTTTATTTCTTTAATCCATTCTCTTCACAAATTTTCATGAAAGTGATCGATCACATTTTAAGTTCGGTCGAACGTTCCCCGCGTTCGGTTGATCTCATCTTGTATTACCCGACCGATGAATACCGGGAGTACCTGGAGCGCCATACCGTATTCGAGCAAATCGATGAGATTCGATTACGAGACCTCTATGAAAAAAATCATGACGAGAGGTTCGTCATCTATCGCTTTGATCCGAACAAACTGCTTCAAAACGGGTATGAATACAGTGAGGAAAGAAATAAAAGATAG
- a CDS encoding heme oxygenase, with protein sequence MIVVTNRIKVKKGMAAALAPRFTRPSGLDTMDGFIRVEVLLTQNIEEHDEMNVNMYWEDMKSFQAWRESDDFKASHSRPASSEAGESPMLGSEILTYEVASVKERA encoded by the coding sequence ATGATCGTCGTTACGAACCGGATTAAAGTCAAAAAGGGGATGGCTGCAGCTCTCGCTCCTCGTTTTACGCGTCCAAGTGGACTTGATACGATGGACGGATTCATCCGTGTTGAGGTCTTATTGACGCAAAACATCGAAGAACACGATGAAATGAACGTCAACATGTACTGGGAAGATATGAAGAGTTTTCAAGCGTGGCGGGAAAGTGACGATTTCAAAGCGTCACATAGTCGACCTGCGAGTAGTGAGGCAGGAGAATCGCCAATGCTCGGCAGCGAGATTCTGACATATGAAGTCGCTTCGGTCAAAGAACGCGCATGA
- a CDS encoding Na+/H+ antiporter NhaC family protein, which produces MVNYSDSIIALVPALLAILLAIFTRKVVLSLGVGILVGALLLHRFNPIDTVTYLGKNIFSLFWADGALNEWNVLLLVFLLLLGVLSTLIQTSGGARAFGEWASTHVKTARGARLVAFGLGILIFIDDYFNSLAVGNVSRPLTDRRGVSRAKLAYLIDSTAAPVCVISPLSSWGAFIISIIAGILTTHSITDYSAFSAFMMIVPMNFYAIFALLLTLYIAYSGVSVGPMKQHEHRAAKGELFDASKGTPMGMAKEVNEHTNGKVRDLVVPIVVLVIATISALLGTGAQALAADNRPFTLIGAFEATDVTRSLVAGVVISLIVAFLMLIGRKIPGRDYRASIVAGMRSMWPAVVILLFAWTIIAVIGDMKTGDYLASFISNSISASYLPFLLFLIAGLMAFSTGTSWGTFGIMLPIGADLVMAVDASLLLPTLAAVLAGSVFGDHCSPISDTTILSSTGAGSHHIDHVTTQLPYALVGAVTAAVGYLVIGFTESSVFGFIGALVTFVLFVVVLNVLSKKGETASDLQTD; this is translated from the coding sequence ATGGTCAACTATTCAGATTCCATTATTGCCCTTGTACCTGCTTTACTAGCTATCTTATTAGCCATCTTTACGCGAAAGGTCGTTCTTTCGTTAGGTGTCGGCATTCTCGTCGGTGCCCTGTTACTCCACCGTTTTAACCCGATCGATACGGTAACCTATCTCGGCAAGAACATCTTCAGTCTCTTTTGGGCAGACGGTGCCTTGAACGAGTGGAACGTCTTATTGCTTGTCTTCTTGTTATTGCTCGGCGTCCTTTCCACGCTCATTCAGACATCAGGTGGCGCTCGTGCCTTCGGTGAATGGGCTTCTACTCACGTCAAGACAGCGCGTGGTGCACGCTTAGTTGCCTTCGGACTCGGTATCTTGATTTTCATCGATGATTACTTCAACAGTCTCGCTGTCGGCAACGTCAGTCGTCCGTTAACGGATCGCCGTGGTGTCTCACGTGCGAAGCTTGCCTATTTAATTGACTCAACGGCTGCGCCTGTTTGTGTCATCAGTCCGCTTTCGAGTTGGGGCGCATTCATCATCTCCATCATCGCCGGTATCTTAACGACGCACTCGATTACGGATTACTCAGCGTTTAGTGCTTTCATGATGATCGTTCCAATGAACTTCTATGCGATTTTTGCGTTACTTTTAACACTTTACATCGCTTACTCTGGCGTCTCTGTCGGACCGATGAAACAACATGAACACCGTGCCGCGAAAGGTGAACTTTTTGATGCGTCAAAAGGAACACCGATGGGGATGGCAAAAGAGGTCAACGAACATACGAACGGAAAAGTACGGGATCTCGTCGTTCCAATCGTCGTTCTCGTCATTGCTACGATCAGTGCGTTACTCGGAACAGGTGCTCAGGCACTTGCAGCCGACAATCGCCCGTTTACTTTAATTGGAGCATTTGAGGCAACAGACGTCACACGTTCACTCGTCGCAGGTGTCGTCATCAGTTTAATCGTTGCTTTCCTGATGCTGATCGGACGGAAAATTCCGGGCCGCGATTACCGTGCAAGCATCGTTGCTGGTATGCGTTCGATGTGGCCAGCAGTCGTGATTCTGTTATTTGCTTGGACGATCATTGCTGTTATCGGTGATATGAAAACAGGCGATTATCTCGCAAGCTTCATCAGCAACTCGATTTCTGCTTCGTACTTGCCGTTCTTATTATTCTTGATTGCCGGCTTGATGGCATTCTCGACAGGAACAAGTTGGGGCACATTCGGGATCATGTTGCCAATCGGTGCGGATCTCGTCATGGCTGTCGATGCTTCACTCTTGTTACCGACGCTTGCTGCTGTTCTTGCTGGATCTGTCTTCGGTGACCATTGTTCACCGATTTCCGATACGACGATCCTCAGTTCGACAGGGGCTGGATCCCATCATATCGATCACGTTACGACACAATTACCGTATGCGCTAGTCGGTGCCGTCACTGCGGCAGTCGGTTATTTAGTCATCGGTTTCACGGAGTCTTCGGTCTTCGGTTTCATCGGAGCTCTTGTCACATTCGTACTCTTTGTCGTCGTCTTGAACGTTCTCTCGAAAAAAGGCGAAACCGCTTCGGATTTACAAACGGATTGA
- the htpG gene encoding molecular chaperone HtpG, with protein METKQFKAESKRLLEMMIHSIYTHKEIFLRELISNASDAMDKMYYKALTDETISFEKEHYKITIEPNKEARQLIIRDTGIGMTKEELEENLGTIAKSGSLAFKAENEAQDGHDIIGQFGVGFYSAFMVADVVTVVTKPFGSAVAYKWESRGVEGYTIEEVDKETVGTEITLHIKANEEEESYDEYLETYRLRSIIKKYSDFIRYPIEMKELERQPIEGSDETEEVEVVKTINSMVPIWRKNKRELTDEDYTNFYQEKRYGFDTPAKHIHISVDGAVRYQSILFIPEQAPYDYYSKEFEKGLELYANGVLIMEKCSDLLPDHFSFVKGMVDSEDLSLNISRELLQHDRQLKLIAKNIQSKIKTQLEALLREDRTKYETFYQAFGRQLKFGMYNDYGMHKEQVQDLVLFYSAKEKKLITLAEYVAAMPEDQAHIYYAAGESTNRLDKLPQSELVRDKGYDILYFTEEIDEFAIQMLVTYNEKTFKSVTSSDLGIEAEEAETTDAQAEMFQAMQEVLSGQVKEVKASTRLKSHPVCFATDGAVSIEMEKILKAMPNNEGVEAVKILELNPSHAVFESLETAYQNDRSKFERYTKLMYQQALLVEGLPLEDPVAFANDVCLLMV; from the coding sequence ATGGAAACGAAACAATTTAAGGCGGAATCAAAACGATTGCTGGAGATGATGATTCATTCCATCTATACGCATAAGGAGATTTTCCTGCGCGAATTGATCTCGAATGCAAGTGACGCCATGGATAAGATGTACTACAAAGCATTGACGGACGAGACGATTTCGTTCGAAAAGGAACACTACAAAATTACGATCGAACCAAATAAAGAAGCGCGTCAACTCATCATTCGTGATACGGGAATCGGAATGACGAAGGAAGAACTAGAAGAGAATCTCGGTACGATCGCAAAAAGTGGATCGCTTGCCTTCAAGGCAGAGAATGAAGCACAAGATGGTCATGATATCATCGGACAATTCGGTGTCGGATTCTATTCTGCCTTCATGGTCGCAGACGTCGTCACTGTCGTTACGAAACCGTTCGGCAGTGCAGTCGCTTATAAATGGGAATCGCGTGGTGTCGAAGGTTATACGATCGAGGAAGTCGACAAGGAAACCGTCGGAACGGAGATTACACTCCACATCAAGGCGAACGAGGAAGAAGAATCGTATGACGAATACCTCGAGACGTATCGTTTGCGCAGTATCATCAAAAAATATTCAGATTTCATTCGTTATCCGATCGAGATGAAGGAACTCGAACGTCAGCCGATCGAAGGCAGTGACGAGACGGAAGAGGTCGAAGTCGTCAAGACGATCAACAGCATGGTGCCGATCTGGCGGAAGAACAAACGGGAATTGACAGACGAGGACTATACGAACTTCTACCAAGAGAAGCGTTATGGTTTCGACACACCAGCGAAACACATTCATATCAGTGTCGACGGTGCTGTTCGTTATCAATCGATCTTATTCATTCCAGAGCAGGCACCGTACGATTATTATTCGAAGGAATTTGAAAAGGGTCTTGAACTCTATGCCAACGGTGTCTTGATCATGGAAAAATGCAGCGACTTGTTGCCGGATCACTTCAGTTTCGTCAAAGGGATGGTTGACTCGGAAGACTTATCGCTCAACATCTCGCGCGAGTTACTGCAACACGATCGTCAATTGAAATTGATCGCGAAAAATATCCAAAGTAAGATCAAGACACAACTCGAAGCCCTCCTGCGCGAGGATCGCACGAAGTACGAAACATTCTATCAAGCGTTCGGACGCCAGCTGAAGTTCGGTATGTATAATGATTATGGCATGCATAAAGAACAGGTGCAGGATCTGGTCCTCTTCTACTCGGCGAAGGAAAAGAAGTTGATCACACTCGCAGAATACGTCGCAGCGATGCCGGAAGATCAGGCACATATTTACTACGCCGCTGGTGAGAGTACGAATCGTCTGGATAAATTACCACAATCCGAGCTCGTCCGTGATAAAGGGTATGATATCTTGTACTTCACGGAAGAGATCGATGAGTTCGCGATCCAGATGCTCGTGACGTACAACGAGAAGACGTTCAAGTCGGTCACGAGTAGCGATTTAGGGATTGAAGCGGAGGAAGCGGAGACGACGGACGCACAAGCAGAGATGTTCCAAGCCATGCAGGAAGTGCTAAGTGGGCAAGTCAAGGAAGTCAAAGCCTCAACACGTCTAAAATCGCATCCTGTCTGCTTTGCGACGGACGGCGCTGTCTCGATCGAGATGGAGAAAATTCTGAAGGCGATGCCGAATAATGAAGGGGTAGAAGCGGTCAAGATTCTTGAATTGAATCCGTCACACGCAGTGTTCGAGTCTCTTGAAACGGCGTATCAAAACGATCGTTCAAAATTCGAGCGCTATACAAAACTAATGTATCAACAAGCATTGCTTGTCGAAGGACTCCCACTCGAGGATCCAGTAGCGTTCGCGAATGATGTGTGTTTATTGATGGTGTGA